The window AACTTAATAAATAAACAGCAAGATATATATGATATATCTTATGATGAAAAATTGACTATGTTTATAGGAAATGAATCTATAACCACCGAATCTAGTTTTCTAATCAAAAAGCCTAATATGTATAAAAGAGTCGACCGGGTAAATTCTTCCATATGTTTAACAATTGGTTCAGATGGAATACTAACATGGGAATACGATCCGATTAAAAACAAAACATGGTTAATGAATAACTCTTCTCAAAATTCATTACATTCCACTCCAACATATAGTGAATTTATTGATTCTATTTCAGATAATTGTACTATAAACTACAAAGGTATTGAATATTTAGGAGAAGTCAAAACTTATAAGCTCGAAGTAATTTCGAGTAAACTAAGCGAACCTGAAGGCCGGCATCGTCTTTTATGGATTGATCCCAAAATCTGGATGCCGCTAAAGATCCAAAGTTATAACGGTGACAAACTTCTGATGACACTAGAATATGAGAATTATTCTATAAATTCAGGCATAAAAGATACTGAATTTAAATTTAAACCTCCAGAAGGTACAGAGGTGGTCAATATATGAATATAGATTATATTGTAAAAGAAGAATTATTGCGTTCATTTCCAGTATTTTTTATTAGTTTTTTAATAATCGGGCTACTAAATAGGGAAGGATATATCCCGCTACGGATGTCAGGGGTATTTATTCTGGCCCTCTTTTTTACAGCTATCCATTTCTCTTTTATGGTCTGGTATAGAAAAAAGGAACAAATCGATAACAATAATATTTCCTTTATAATTAACCATATTTTGAGCTCAAAGTCTCATGACGAAAAAATCACAGAGCTCTATAAAGATGAAAAAACTAAAATTTCCTCGTCAATTCGAGAACATATGGGTCTTCTAATTATTACAATACTTCTGTATCTCGCTTACCTTTACGCTTCTTTAGTTTACAATATAGATCAAATATTCTGGTTTTTGGTTATACTATTTACTGGAAGCACACTATCTAAAATAATATATGGTGAGAGAAAAGCAAATCAAAAAGATCCTATGAGATTGCTGATTTTCTACGTAATCGCATGTGCTTTCATTTTTGTACGTTACCTTGTTCTTGGCTATCCTATTCTTCCTATTTTGAAAGGAAGTATAATTCTTGGAATATTACTGATATTTTTGGTTTTAGGAATAAAATGGTCGCAGCGTAAACAGAATTCAGATAATTGAGTTTCCTATTATCAGCATACATAGATTTATGAAACGAAAAGATACACTTAAGGGATTTTCATGAAAAGGATTTCTCGTATAATAGCCTTACTAATTGTTATTTATTTATCCCTAACTTTTATACAGGTAGCTGGTGCAGATCCGATCACAATCCAGTATTTCCATCAAAAAGGTTGTCATGATTGTGAAATAACTGATCCTATTGTCGATCGAATAGAAGCTCAATATGAGAACATGGTTATAACAAGAATTGAAACCAGCACTGCTGATGGTTTTAATCAATGGAGTAAATATGGTTTTCTTGAAGTCCCGGCTATTGTGATAAACAATGAAACAAAGATTTCCAAAGAAGAAATTACTGAAGAAAAGCTAAAAACATTAATTGATGAATATCTTGTAGAAGAGGAAAATAATACTGAATATATCATAGAAGACATACAGGAAAATGAACAGGACAACAAATATATAAACACAGACCTGAATTTTCCATTTGCCTATTCTCTCGGCCTTTTTGCAGGTTTTTCACCCTGCCTGATGGCCATACTGGGATTTCTTTTAAGTTTTACCGCGGGAACCAGCAATAGCGCGAAAAGCGGTATGGTACGTGCAATGGTATTTGGGTTGGGGCTGGTGGGTTCCTATCTGGTTTTAGGCCTGTGTCTACTCGCTTTCAAAAAATCAATTCCCGATTTGGAAAGTTTTTCCTTTATTGCAGGCAGCATTGTAATTCTAATCGGGTTAAACCTTCTGGGGATTTTAAAATCACCTGTAGTTCTGGATAACTATTTTCAGAATTCTGCCAGGAAATATACGGGTACTCTGGGTGGAGTTTTCTTTCTTGGGATATTATTTTCATTTGTAAAAGTTCCTTGCACTGCACCCATGCTCCTTGTGCTGCTCAACAAGACTATTACAAATGGGACGGTTAATGATCTGGCTCTATTGCTTGCTTTCAGCGGCGGAGTATTGACGCCTTTTATTGGAGTTGGCCTGGTAGGGGGCTATACTTTGTCCAAACAGGTCCGTTCGTATAGGGTATACCTGAAAAAAATCAGTGGATTTGCACTTATATTGTTAGGTTTATGGATTATGATTTAACTCACATTTCGACCCTCCTTTCAAAAATAAGGTTATTTTTGAGACAATTGAATAAATTTATTGTATCAGCTGAAAAAACAGAATCCATAATGTCAATAAGTTGTGCATGAATGCAAGGGGCCGAAATGTGGATTGTACTGATCATGCTGTTTGTTTGATGACTTTCCTGATTGGAGCCGACTTTTTCTCATTTTGTGAATCCAAAATATGTCATAGGGAATATTTAAAGGCTAGAAAAATCCTGTGGAGCCTCTAGTTTCACTTTATTTTCACTGTAGAAAGAATAGTGCCTCAAAAAAGTATTGCCTACGCTTTCTTATAAGAGTAGTCCATATATCGAAACACAGGCATAACTATGCCAGCAGTAAATAACATTATTTATAGTTTTTGTATAAGCTCTCAAAATACTTTTTATTAACTTATTTCAGGTTTGTATTCTTTTCTTATACCTGATTGTTTGAGAGATTACACATAAAACTTTTAAAGGATTATGAATTTCTGGAAAGTGGGAATGTTCTGCAGGATTCAGGATTGCTCTCAAACTCTACTGAATCCTGCGTGCCCGAAGGCGAGAAATAAATCACTTTAAAGCTATTTTAAAGTTTGTTTCTTGCCTCTTGAATAAAAATAAAGAGGTGAAATAAATTGAAACTAAACAGCAAAGTTAGAAAAATCAGCGGGTTTTTCATGATGATGCTCGTTGTAGGTATGATACTGGTTACACCTGCGATGGCATGCCCGCTCTCACAGGATGGCCCGTGCTCACAGGATGCTGACTTCACTGATGATTCGGGTGCTAAGGTGGAGGCAACAGAACTATCAGGAGTAGATCTGAACGAGACGATAGCAAAGGCACTATCAGATGAAGGCGTACTGAAGCTGAGAGAAGAACTGATTAAATCGGGGTATAAACCTTCGATTGAAAAAATCAGTGCGACGAAATTCGCCATGGAGAATGAGAGTGAAACCATAACTAGCACACTCGTAGCGATGCCATTCAGTGGCAAGGATGAGAACGAGACGGCAGTTATCTCATTCACCTATTATGAGCTTGGAAGTACTGCCACAGCAGTTGTGGTGAGCAATGGCATATTTACGATACTCGGCTACGATTCTATCAGCGGTACAGTGCAGATACTGAGAAGTGGATTTTGGTCTTGCGTTTCCGATTGTGTTTGTGATTCAGAGCCTGCTACGTGCGTACTAATACTGAGTGGTTGTTTAGGGGCTTGTGGCTCATGTATTGCGGCACCAAATCCATGGACCTGCCTTCCATGTATTGGTTGTTTTGGAGCTTCTGGATATTGTGTGGGTGGTTGCATCTAAAGCTTTAAGCTTTAACACAATCAAACTCCGCAAAATTTAACCTATATTAATCAAGGAATATAGTGAAAGCGTCGGAAAAGTCGATACTTGCCAAAAATATAAAAATGTTATATAAATGCATATTTCGAACCCTGGCACTCTTGTGTCACGATGCTATACTAAAAAGTCATTTTGTTGATATAAAGTCAATGAAATATCCAATAGTTGTACATTATTGTCCTATATTGGCAGGGGTTCGAAATGTGCATATAAACACAACAATCTGTTCTTTATGGAAAAATGTGGAATAATATTTGTGGGGTTTAGGTAACACGCTCAACACAATATGAAGAGGCTGTCAACTTACTGGTATCGGATTATTACGGATGGACGAATCACATGAATACGAATGTTAGAAGGTGGATATCACAACAATGGCGCACGCACCGCGTTTGCTATTAGAATGCGCTTACAGCGTAGACTAACAAAATTTGTGGCATTCGTCATTTGTAAATATATATAAGGAGAAGATAATATGATAAATGGGATATTCATACTTGCAGTTGCAGATGTTCTGTTTGGTGTTGGTTTGATGGACATCACAGATAAACTATTCCTTAAGGGTATAGGAAATATTGTTGCGTTGGTGGGAATTATCTATCTACTGTGGTACGTATTAAATGAAGGGAAAGCAATTTTGGTGAATCTCTGAGTTCTATATTCAATCACTATGAAGTGTGATCAACATGCTCAAAAAACTGATAACTATGACCCTTGTCCTCTCAATCGCGGCAACAGGTTGCATAGCTGAGATGACTGTTGAAGAAGTAGCAAAACATACTCAGGAGAAGTATGAAACAGTGCATGACTTCAAAGCAACAAGGATCACTACAACGAACGTTCAAGGAGCGGAAGTAACAGATGAAATAGAGATTTCAATCAAGAAACCAAACAAGTTCATGAGCGAAGATAAAAAACGAGGTGTAATAACAGTTTCTAACGATGAAGTGATGTGGGTGTACGATATCAAGAAGGGTGAAGCGACCAGGACACCACTGGAAGGTTCTGGAGACTTGCTTGACTATGACCGCTTCATCAAGGAGTTGCTGGTGGACACCAATGCTACATTGCTTGGAGAGGAGAAGCTTTCTGACATGTTCTGTTATGTCATAGAGGAGACTCCAAAGAAAGACACGTATATGACAGGTCAAAAGATCTGGATAGATAAGAAATACTGGCTCCCAGTTAGAATCGAGACCGACTTTGAAAGTTTTAACTCAAGTGTGGAGTATACAAACATTTCTTTCAACACCGGAATCAGCGATGATGAGTTTGAGTTTTCTCCGCCGGCGGGAGTGAAAATAATAGAACCTGAAACAAAATTACCCAACAATGTTAGCATGGAAGATGCGCAGAACAATGTGAACTTTACAATTATGACCCCTTCTTACACTGCTGGGTATGAATTCAATGGCGCAACTGTTTCTAAATCCGAATATGTGGAGAGCATTTCCCTTGTCTATATGAAAGGAAGGGAAAGAATGACGATAACTCAAACAGCATTGCAGGAAAAACATCTGTTACCAAATGCTGAATGTGTTAGCATTGGGGAAACAGAAGGCGAACTTGTATATATCTTAGGTAATAAACTGCTTAGGTTTGATTCCAATGATAAAGAAATTGTGATTACTGGCACAATGAACAAAGAAGAATTCATAAAAATAGCTGAATCAATGAACTAATAATTCGTATTTTAATGCACATTTCGAACCCCTGCCAATATAGGACAATAATGTTTGACTATTGGATATTTTATTGACCTTATATCAACAAAATAACTTTTTAGTATAGCATAGTGGCACAAGAGTGCCAGAGTTCGAAATGTGCATTTTAACTCATATTTTGAATTCTTGCATTTCTGTACAAATTCATGATACAAATGTACCAATTCGTTAAGATAATAATTACCAAATAACCAATGTATAGGAATTATTTGCCCTATCGGCAGGCGGTCGAAATGTGGATAATAACAGATTGATTGGTTCAATTTATAAGAGAATTAAGATATAGCAAAAATCAAAGTATCACTTGTGCTGCTGTTTTAGTAGGATGTACAGCATGTGTTTATTCTTGCGTTACGATAGATAATACATGTATCAAATACATTGCACTAAACACAAATAACGGCGGAGGTAATTATTCCCTTACCTCTTCTTATTTTTTCTATAATTTACATGGGAATGAGTCTGATAGCTTCGATAGTAGAGTCATTTAACTACATTTCTCATGTATTGATGGGGTTTGAAAAGTGTTATCGAGAAACTCCAGTAAATTCGCATATAATTAGCGAACTTGTAAATATCGAGGAAGGGTGATAGAATAATGTCCAGCTTAGTCCCTTACGAGATATTTTCGTGCCAAAAAAACACGAAAATATCGCTGTCTTTTGGTTCTAGCTTGACCGGGTTTGGTATCTTTTGTTTATTTTTCTTGCTAATTCCAATCGTATCGGCACAATCAGTTTCCATTGAGTATTTTCATCAAGCAGGTTGCCATGATTGCGAGATAACCGATCCTATTGTCGATCGAATAGAAACTCGATATGAAAACGTTGTCATGACTAGTGCATCGATTCCTAATTAATTCCTCTTTCTTTTAGATTATAATTCCACCAGGCATTTCGACCCTTTCTTCCATTTTATATTTCCATGTAAAAATGACTGGCTTTTCGTTAACCTGGTCTATATATTGACTAATTCTTTCCCCTAACTCCTTTATTGAGTCAACTCTTATTCCTCTTAATAAGCTTCTTGCCATTTTACTGAAAAAACTTTCAATTATATTTAGCCATGAAGCATGTTTGGGTGTGAATACAAATTCAAATTTATCAGGAACAGTTTTCAGGTATTCTCGAGTTTCTATTGATGTATGTATTTTGTGATTATCCATCAAAATTTTGATCTTTTCTTTTGGATAAATTAACTCAAGTTCTTTAAGGAATTGTATGAATTCCCAGCTTCTATGTTGTTCAAATACTTTATAAATAATTCTTCCTGATATCAAATCAATTCCAGATAATAGCGAAAGAGTACCATGTCTTCTGTACTCATAATCTCTTGCTATTGTGGAATAATGCCCTTCTACTGGCATAAGATCTGGGTAAACATTTCCAATTGCTTGGATACCTGGTTTTTCATCATAGGAAATAATCACTGATTCAATTTCTTCTTTTTTTTATATTTTCTCTTAATTCATTAGCCTCTTTATATGTAGCTAATACCCTGGCTGCTTTTTTTATCAAACTCCGGATCAACTTTAGCAATATAAAATCTGATCTTATGTGGTTTTATGTTGCTTGCATTGAGAATTTTTGAAATCGTTCCCTGATTTATCGAAGATAAATCAGAATGTCCTTCTTTGATACAATTCTCACGGATATGTTTGGCAAGAAGTCTCTGCGTCCAGATTTCATGGGGATAACCAAGATCTTTTGGCTTCATACATGCAAGTGAAATTACAAAAGCCCGTGATTCTGGACTAATGTTTTGAGGTCTTCCACTTCTGGATTTATCTATTAAGCCTTCTTTAACCCCTAAATCTAAAACCCTTTTGATCCATTTTCTTACAGTTTTGTAATCTACTTTTAACTCTCTTGATATCTCAGTGTCGTTTTTTCCATGATAGCTTAAAAGTATGATTTTAGATCTTTCGACAATGCTTGCTGCTTGATTTCTAGAGTGGCTGAGCTTGATAAGATAGTCTAAATCTTTTTGAGTGAATGATAATTTTGGGCGACGGCTTATACGAGGCATAAGGTAGTTTATTGAATGATTAATATAATTATTTTATGGATTTATATTAGAATCTATGCACTAGGATTGAAACCAGTACTTCTGATGGTTTTAATCAATGGAATAAATATGGTTTTCTTGAAGTTCCGGCTATTGTGATAAACAATGAAACAAAGATTTCCAAAGAAGAAATTACTGAAGAAAAGCTAAAAACATTAATTGATGAATATCTTGTAGAAGAGGAAAATAATACTGAATATATCATAGAAGACATACAGGAAAATGAACAGGACAACAAATATATAAACACAGACCTGAATTTTCCATTTGCCTATTCTCTCGGCCTTTTTGCAGGTTTTTCACCCTGCCTGATGGCCATACTGGGATTTCTTTTAAGTTTTACCGCGGGAACCAGCAATAGCGCGAAAAGCGGTATGGTACGTGCAATGGTATTTGGGTTGGGGCTGGTGGGTTCCTATCTGGTTTTAGGCCTGTGTCTACTCGCTTTCAAAAAATCAATTCCCGATTTGGAAAGTTTTTCCTTTATTGCAGGCAGCATTGTAATTCTAATCGGGTTAAACCTTCTGGGGATTTTAAAATCACCTGTAGTTCTGGATAATTATTTTCAGAGTTCTGCCAGGAAATATGCGGGTACTCTGGGTGGAGTTTTCTTTCTTGGGGTATTATTTTC is drawn from Methanosarcina lacustris Z-7289 and contains these coding sequences:
- a CDS encoding cytochrome c biogenesis CcdA family protein, with the protein product MINNETKISKEEITEEKLKTLIDEYLVEEENNTEYIIEDIQENEQDNKYINTDLNFPFAYSLGLFAGFSPCLMAILGFLLSFTAGTSNSAKSGMVRAMVFGLGLVGSYLVLGLCLLAFKKSIPDLESFSFIAGSIVILIGLNLLGILKSPVVLDNYFQSSARKYAGTLGGVFFLGVLFSFVKVPCTAPMLLVLLNKTITNGTVNDLALLLAFSGGVLTPFIGVGLVGGYTLSKQVRSYRVYLKKISGFALILLGLWIMI
- a CDS encoding LolA family protein; this translates as MVPKKSLFLAFAIIIFAIFYYGFEERVNSESISKNLINKQQDIYDISYDEKLTMFIGNESITTESSFLIKKPNMYKRVDRVNSSICLTIGSDGILTWEYDPIKNKTWLMNNSSQNSLHSTPTYSEFIDSISDNCTINYKGIEYLGEVKTYKLEVISSKLSEPEGRHRLLWIDPKIWMPLKIQSYNGDKLLMTLEYENYSINSGIKDTEFKFKPPEGTEVVNI
- a CDS encoding LolA family protein; translated protein: MTLVLSIAATGCIAEMTVEEVAKHTQEKYETVHDFKATRITTTNVQGAEVTDEIEISIKKPNKFMSEDKKRGVITVSNDEVMWVYDIKKGEATRTPLEGSGDLLDYDRFIKELLVDTNATLLGEEKLSDMFCYVIEETPKKDTYMTGQKIWIDKKYWLPVRIETDFESFNSSVEYTNISFNTGISDDEFEFSPPAGVKIIEPETKLPNNVSMEDAQNNVNFTIMTPSYTAGYEFNGATVSKSEYVESISLVYMKGRERMTITQTALQEKHLLPNAECVSIGETEGELVYILGNKLLRFDSNDKEIVITGTMNKEEFIKIAESMN
- a CDS encoding cytochrome c biogenesis protein CcdA → MKRISRIIALLIVIYLSLTFIQVAGADPITIQYFHQKGCHDCEITDPIVDRIEAQYENMVITRIETSTADGFNQWSKYGFLEVPAIVINNETKISKEEITEEKLKTLIDEYLVEEENNTEYIIEDIQENEQDNKYINTDLNFPFAYSLGLFAGFSPCLMAILGFLLSFTAGTSNSAKSGMVRAMVFGLGLVGSYLVLGLCLLAFKKSIPDLESFSFIAGSIVILIGLNLLGILKSPVVLDNYFQNSARKYTGTLGGVFFLGILFSFVKVPCTAPMLLVLLNKTITNGTVNDLALLLAFSGGVLTPFIGVGLVGGYTLSKQVRSYRVYLKKISGFALILLGLWIMI